Genomic window (Vibrio coralliirubri):
CCCAAATGCTTTTATGGCAGCTCAGAATCAAACGGGTTGGAGTTGGGGAGCACGCATCTACATTCAAATGATGATGTTAGCTCAAGAGCAAGGCGTATTAGATTATGGCTGGCATATGTTAGGACGATTACACTTGATTGAACGTGAGTTTAATCGTTTGAAGTCGAGTGATGACTTGTGGGCCGCACATAGGCAAACCATTGGCTTTGACAGCTATACAAGAGATGATGCAAATCAGATCACGAACGACGATTGGCTGTTGGTTGCGCTGAGTTATGTCAACGAGCGCGATATGCGGAATTATCTAGATATGTGGGGCTTTAGTTTTACGGACAAAGCCAAACAACAAGTCGTGACACTGAATTTGCCACCAATGCCACTAACGTACTTCGCGAGCTCAAACCAAGGTTATTGTGTCGATGAGTTTGCCACAGCACCTATTAGTGTTGATGGGACAACCCCTTGGCCAATCAACTAATCTAAAAATAAATAGGGAGCATGAGCTCCCTGTTTTCTATTTAAACGTCGACCAAATTGGAGCGTGGTCTGACGGTTTTTCAATGCCGCGTAGCTCGTAATCGATGCCAGCTTCAGTACACTTATCAGCAAGCTTTTGAGTCGCAAGGACTACATCAATACGCAGGCCGCGGTTGTCCACGAAACCTTTTGAGCGGTAATCAAACCACGAGTATTGATCATTCACTTCAGGGTGCAGCAAGCGGAAGCTGTCTACAAAGCCCCAGTCCATCAATGCTTTCAACCATTCGCGCTCTTCTGGTTGGAAAGAACACTTACCTGTTTTTAACCAACGTTTCGCATTAGGTTCACCAATGCCGATGTCTGCGTCGATAGGGCTGATATTAATGTCGCCCATCACAATCACTTGCTCATCTTTGTTGTGATAGTCGTTTAGGTAAGTCATTAAGTCTTTGTAGAACTGGCGTTTGTATGGGTATTTTGTTTCATGCTTGATGTTATCCCCTTGCGGGAAGTAGCCATTCAGCACCGTAACCTTTTCACCATTTTCATCTTCAAACGTCGCCATGATCATGCGTTTTTGATGATCTTCATTATCTGTTGGGAAACCCTTCTGCACAGAGATAGGCTCTTGCTTGCACAACATTGCCACACCGTAGTGGGCTTTTTGACCGTGGAAGTAAACCTTGTAGCCCATTGCTTCAACATCAGCAATTGGGAAGGCTTCATCGTGCACTTTTATCTCTTGCAGACCAATCACGTCGGGTTGGTGTTTGTCGATAATAGCTTGCAGTTGGTGAAGGCGGGCTCTAAGGCCGTTGATGTTGAAGCTAATTACTTTCATTTGTTTTTATACCTCTCGTAAACCTTTGTACTGCTTGTCTTTAAAGGTTTTTGATTTGGTGGATTTCATGGTTCATCGTATTTAACCATGCTTGATAATTTCTGTCGCCACTTTGTAGAGACAAAATGGCGACATTAAATGATGTGAATACTTACAGTTACGCAGAATCTATTGAGTCTTTAGTAAATCCAAAAAGAATGCGTATTCGAGTGCGTCTTCTTTTAGTCGTTTAAATCGACCAGAAGCGCCACCGTGACCAGCTTCCATATCGGTTTTGAATAGCAACACGTTGTTGTCTGTTTTCATCTCCCGTAACTTTGCGACCCATTTCATTGGCTCAAAGTATTGCACCTGTGAGTCATGCAGGCCCGTCGTTACCAACATGTTCGGGTAGTTTTGAACCTTAATGTTGTCGTACGGTGAGTACCCCAGCATGTAATCGTAGTAGGTTTTATCGTTTGGGTTGCCCCATTCGTCATACTCGTTGGTGGTTAGAGGAATCGATTCATCGAGCATGGTTGTCACAATGTCTACAAACGGAACATGTGCACCAATACCACGGTACAGTTCTGGTGCTTGGTTGATGATTGCTCCCATCAATAGACCGCCAGCAGAGCCACCAACGGCGAACACTTTATCCTTAGCGCCATAGCCTTCTTCAACAAGCTCTTTGGTTACATCAATAAAGTCGTTGAACGTGTTTTGTTTGGTCAGTTTCTTGCCATCTTCATACCAAGGGCGACCAAGCATTTCTGAACCGCGGACATGTGCGATTACATAAACAAAACCTCTATCCAGTAGGCTTAGGCGAATTGAGCTGAAGGTAGGTTCAATCGTAGAGCCGTAAGACCCGTAGCCGTATTGGTAGATTGGATTAGTGCCGTCTTTCTTGAATAAATCTTTGCGATAAACCAAAGAGACAGGAACTTGCTTACCATCGCGAGCCGTAACCATGATTCGCTCTGATTGGTAGTTATCTGCTTCGAAATCACCTAATACGGGTGTTTGCTTCATGAGCTCGGATTCACCTGTACTTAGGTCGAAATCATAATAAGTACCTGGCGTGGTTAAGCTGCTGTAATAGATACGAACTTTTGAGTTATCTAATTCATAGTTACTCGTTAGGTAAGCGGCAAATGCGGTGTCGTTAAATTCAAGTGGGAACTCGTGGCCTGTTGAGAGTTGGCGAACT
Coding sequences:
- the xthA gene encoding exodeoxyribonuclease III, which produces MKVISFNINGLRARLHQLQAIIDKHQPDVIGLQEIKVHDEAFPIADVEAMGYKVYFHGQKAHYGVAMLCKQEPISVQKGFPTDNEDHQKRMIMATFEDENGEKVTVLNGYFPQGDNIKHETKYPYKRQFYKDLMTYLNDYHNKDEQVIVMGDINISPIDADIGIGEPNAKRWLKTGKCSFQPEEREWLKALMDWGFVDSFRLLHPEVNDQYSWFDYRSKGFVDNRGLRIDVVLATQKLADKCTEAGIDYELRGIEKPSDHAPIWSTFK